A single Lactuca sativa cultivar Salinas chromosome 8, Lsat_Salinas_v11, whole genome shotgun sequence DNA region contains:
- the LOC111876388 gene encoding probable WRKY transcription factor 30 isoform X1: MDHKRVVYELTQGKEFAEELKIHLNNPSSSQETQEILIHNILNSYENSLSLLTNHVLTTNGSNDEPHLHGKKGIIRKMESQVPFSESPCSEDSDPEFKDLDPNDFGAKRKRNGGIEKWKKQVKVRGEMEFEEALDDGYNWKKYGQKDILGAKHPRGYYRCTYRQLQGCLATKQVQRTNEDPNIFNMTYQGIHTCHPATATDTPPTLPLPSSSSPPPKIQHPPPQNQLLGSPKILQTDRKAITKNLETHYSAHFPSTSNNNFVFPTPNSTSDGNETPSFITPTTLGSTYFMMSQPQVSMCEINENIVGVESELNDIVSAATSSTSFHNADLPLPFGELEFGSTFSFDNSIFFD, encoded by the exons ATGGATCACAAACGAGTTGTTTATGAGTTGACTCAAGGTAAGGAATTTGCTGAGGAACTCAAGATTCATCTGAATAACCCTTCGTCTTCCCAGGAAACCCAAGAAATCTTGATCCATAACATCCTCAATTCCTATGAAAATTCACTATCTTTACTCACCAATCATGTACTTACTACAAATGGGAGCAATGATGAGCCACATTTGCATGGTAAAAAGGGAATCATCAGAAAGATGGAATCGCAAGTTCCATTCAGCGAAAGCCCATGTAGCGAAGATTCAGACCCTGAGTTTAAAGATCTTGATCCCAATGATTTTGGAGCCAAGAG GAAGAGAAATGGGGGTATTGAAAAGTGGAAGAAACAAGTGAAAGTGAGGGGAGAGATGGAGTTTGAAGAAGCTCTTGATGATGGGTATAATTGGAAGAAGTATGGCCAAAAAGACATTCTTGGTGCCAAGCATCCCAG AGGTTATTATAGGTGTACATATCGACAGCTACAAGGTTGTCTTGCAACTAAACAAGTTCAAAGAACCAATGAAGATCCAAATATCTTTAACATGACCTACCAAGGAATTCATACTTGTCACCCTGCAACTGCAACTGACACACCTCCAACATTACCATTACCATCGTCATCATCACCGCCACCAAAGATCCAACATCCACCGCCACAAAACCAACTCCTTGGGTCTCCTAAAATTCTTCAAACAGATCGTAAAGCCATAACAAAAAATCTAGAGACCCATTATTCAGCTCACTTCCCTTCAACATCTAACAATAACTTCGTTTTTCCAACCCCTAATAGCACTTCCGATGGTAACGAAACACCTTCCTTTATCACTCCAACAACATTGGGGTCTACCTATTTCATGATGTCACAACCTCAAGTGAGTATGTGTGAAATAAACGAGAATATAGTGGGTGTAGAATCGGAACTAAACGACATTGTTTCTGCTGCTACATCATCTACAAGCTTTCATAATGCTGACTTGCCCTTGCCATTTGGAGAACTCGAATTTGGTAGCACCTTCAGTTTTGACAATTCAATATTTTTCGACtaa
- the LOC111876388 gene encoding probable WRKY transcription factor 30 isoform X2, with product MDHKRVVYELTQGKEFAEELKIHLNNPSSSQETQEILIHNILNSYENSLSLLTNHVLTTNGSNDEPHLHGKKGIIRKMESQVPFSESPCSEDSDPEFKDLDPNDFGAKRKRNGGIEKWKKQVKVRGEMEFEEALDDGYNWKKYGQKDILGAKHPRCTYRQLQGCLATKQVQRTNEDPNIFNMTYQGIHTCHPATATDTPPTLPLPSSSSPPPKIQHPPPQNQLLGSPKILQTDRKAITKNLETHYSAHFPSTSNNNFVFPTPNSTSDGNETPSFITPTTLGSTYFMMSQPQVSMCEINENIVGVESELNDIVSAATSSTSFHNADLPLPFGELEFGSTFSFDNSIFFD from the exons ATGGATCACAAACGAGTTGTTTATGAGTTGACTCAAGGTAAGGAATTTGCTGAGGAACTCAAGATTCATCTGAATAACCCTTCGTCTTCCCAGGAAACCCAAGAAATCTTGATCCATAACATCCTCAATTCCTATGAAAATTCACTATCTTTACTCACCAATCATGTACTTACTACAAATGGGAGCAATGATGAGCCACATTTGCATGGTAAAAAGGGAATCATCAGAAAGATGGAATCGCAAGTTCCATTCAGCGAAAGCCCATGTAGCGAAGATTCAGACCCTGAGTTTAAAGATCTTGATCCCAATGATTTTGGAGCCAAGAG GAAGAGAAATGGGGGTATTGAAAAGTGGAAGAAACAAGTGAAAGTGAGGGGAGAGATGGAGTTTGAAGAAGCTCTTGATGATGGGTATAATTGGAAGAAGTATGGCCAAAAAGACATTCTTGGTGCCAAGCATCCCAG GTGTACATATCGACAGCTACAAGGTTGTCTTGCAACTAAACAAGTTCAAAGAACCAATGAAGATCCAAATATCTTTAACATGACCTACCAAGGAATTCATACTTGTCACCCTGCAACTGCAACTGACACACCTCCAACATTACCATTACCATCGTCATCATCACCGCCACCAAAGATCCAACATCCACCGCCACAAAACCAACTCCTTGGGTCTCCTAAAATTCTTCAAACAGATCGTAAAGCCATAACAAAAAATCTAGAGACCCATTATTCAGCTCACTTCCCTTCAACATCTAACAATAACTTCGTTTTTCCAACCCCTAATAGCACTTCCGATGGTAACGAAACACCTTCCTTTATCACTCCAACAACATTGGGGTCTACCTATTTCATGATGTCACAACCTCAAGTGAGTATGTGTGAAATAAACGAGAATATAGTGGGTGTAGAATCGGAACTAAACGACATTGTTTCTGCTGCTACATCATCTACAAGCTTTCATAATGCTGACTTGCCCTTGCCATTTGGAGAACTCGAATTTGGTAGCACCTTCAGTTTTGACAATTCAATATTTTTCGACtaa